In Companilactobacillus allii, one genomic interval encodes:
- a CDS encoding DNA-directed RNA polymerase subunit beta produces MTYHNVNYGAHRVRRSYAKIKEVLPLPNLIDIQTNSYNWFLDEGLKDMFDDIMPIDDFAGNLSLEYVDYKLLEPKYTVEEARQHDANYSAPLHVTLKLTNHETGEIKTQDVFFGDFPIMTEQGTFIINGAERVIVSQLVRSPGIYYNQDTDKNGRVNYGTTVIPNRGAWLEYETDAKGLGYVRIDRTRKLPISELIRSLGFGEDSEILDIFGENDTLNLTMEKDVHKDTSDSRVEEALKDIYERLRPGEPKTADSSRSLLYARFFDPRRYDMASVGRYKVNKKLNIKTRLLNMTLAETLADPDTGEVVLAKDTLLDRDAMSKLSPYLDRDDFKTVTLQPSDEGVLTDPVTVQIIKIYSEADNEKVVNIIGNGHIDEKLRVITPADILAGINYFLNLKEGVGSTDDIDHLGNRRIRSVGELLQNQFRIGLSRMERVVRERMSIQDSATVTPQQLINIRPVVASIKEFFGSSQLSQFMDQTNPLGELEHKRRLSALGPGGLTRDRAGYEVRDVHYTHYGRMCPIETPEGPNIGLINNLASYAIINKYGFIETPYRRVSWDTHKVTDKIDYLTADEEDNYIVAQANTLLNDDGSFVDNAILARHKEDNIETTPEKVDYMDVSPKQVVSVATACIPFLENDDSNRALMGANMQRQAVPLVNPHAPLVGTSMEYIAGHDSGAALLAKHAGTIEYVDAKKITIKRDDDGTTDEYKVTKFRRSNNGKSYNQRPIARKGEEVKAGDIIADGPAMESGELALGQNPLIAFMTWNMYNYEDAIVLSEKLVREDAYTSIHIEEYESDARDTKLGPEEITREIPNVGEESLKDLDEFGIIRIGAEVRDGDILVGKVTPKGVTELSAEERLLHAIFGEKAREVRDTSLRVPHGGGGIIQDVKVFTREAGDELDPGVNMLVRVYIAQKRKIQVGDKMAGRHGNKGTVSIVVPQEDMPYMPDGTPVDILLNPMGVPSRMNIGQVLDLHLGMAARKLGIHVATPVFDGVQDDELWDIVKEADMDSDGKSILYDGRTGEPFKNRVAVGVMYYMKLAHMVDDKLHARSIGPYSLVTQQPLGGKAQFGGQRFGEMEVWALEAYGAAYTLQEILTYKSDDIIGRVKTYEAIVKGESIPKPGVPESFRVLVKELQALGLDMKVLDSHNKEIELRDMDEDEDTVSIDALSKFAKQQEQKRAEEEAKKLEEEQSAESTSTKSEK; encoded by the coding sequence TTGACTTATCATAACGTTAATTATGGTGCACATCGTGTTCGTCGTAGTTATGCAAAGATCAAGGAAGTACTTCCACTGCCAAATTTAATAGACATTCAAACAAACTCATACAATTGGTTTTTAGATGAAGGTCTAAAAGACATGTTTGATGATATTATGCCTATTGATGATTTCGCTGGAAATCTTTCCTTGGAATATGTTGACTACAAATTATTAGAACCTAAATATACTGTTGAAGAAGCAAGACAACATGATGCTAACTATTCAGCACCATTGCATGTCACTTTGAAATTGACTAACCATGAAACTGGTGAAATCAAGACTCAAGATGTTTTCTTCGGTGATTTCCCAATTATGACAGAGCAAGGTACTTTCATTATTAATGGTGCCGAACGTGTTATTGTTTCACAATTGGTACGTTCACCTGGTATTTATTACAATCAAGATACTGATAAAAATGGTCGTGTAAACTACGGTACAACAGTTATTCCTAACCGTGGTGCTTGGCTGGAATACGAAACAGATGCTAAGGGTCTTGGATACGTAAGAATAGATAGAACTAGAAAATTACCTATTTCTGAATTGATCAGATCATTAGGTTTTGGTGAAGATTCTGAAATTCTTGATATCTTTGGTGAAAATGACACTTTGAATCTTACTATGGAAAAAGATGTTCATAAAGATACAAGTGATTCACGTGTTGAAGAAGCCTTGAAGGATATTTACGAACGACTCCGTCCTGGTGAACCCAAGACTGCGGATAGTTCTCGTTCATTACTTTATGCTAGATTTTTTGACCCACGTAGATATGACATGGCTTCTGTTGGTCGTTATAAGGTCAATAAGAAACTTAACATCAAGACAAGATTATTAAATATGACTTTGGCTGAAACATTAGCTGACCCTGATACAGGTGAAGTTGTTTTAGCTAAAGACACTCTTTTAGATCGTGATGCTATGAGTAAACTTAGCCCATATCTTGATCGCGATGACTTTAAGACTGTTACACTTCAACCTTCTGATGAGGGTGTTTTGACAGATCCTGTAACAGTACAAATCATCAAGATTTACTCAGAAGCTGACAATGAAAAAGTTGTTAATATTATCGGTAACGGTCATATTGATGAGAAACTTCGTGTTATCACACCTGCTGATATATTAGCTGGAATCAATTACTTCTTGAACCTTAAAGAAGGCGTTGGATCAACTGATGATATTGATCACTTGGGTAACCGTCGTATCAGATCAGTCGGTGAATTACTTCAAAACCAATTCCGTATCGGTTTATCACGTATGGAACGTGTTGTACGTGAAAGAATGTCAATTCAAGACTCAGCTACTGTTACACCTCAACAATTGATTAACATTAGACCAGTTGTAGCTTCAATCAAGGAATTCTTTGGTTCATCACAATTGTCACAGTTCATGGATCAGACTAATCCACTTGGTGAGTTGGAACACAAGCGTCGTCTATCAGCTCTTGGACCTGGTGGTTTGACTCGTGATCGTGCCGGATATGAAGTTCGTGATGTTCACTATACTCACTATGGTCGTATGTGTCCTATTGAAACTCCCGAAGGTCCTAATATTGGACTTATTAATAACTTGGCCAGTTATGCCATTATTAACAAGTATGGTTTCATCGAAACACCATATCGTCGTGTTTCATGGGATACACATAAAGTTACAGATAAGATCGATTATTTAACAGCCGACGAAGAAGATAACTATATCGTGGCTCAGGCTAATACTTTATTAAACGATGATGGTTCATTTGTTGACAACGCCATTTTGGCACGTCATAAGGAAGACAACATCGAAACAACACCTGAAAAAGTCGATTACATGGATGTTTCACCTAAGCAAGTTGTTTCAGTTGCTACTGCATGTATTCCTTTCTTGGAAAACGATGATTCTAACCGTGCCTTGATGGGTGCTAACATGCAACGTCAAGCTGTTCCTTTAGTTAATCCACATGCACCACTAGTTGGTACAAGTATGGAATATATTGCCGGTCATGATTCTGGTGCCGCTTTACTTGCTAAACATGCTGGTACTATTGAATATGTTGATGCTAAAAAGATCACTATCAAACGTGATGATGATGGCACAACTGACGAATATAAAGTTACTAAATTCCGTCGTTCAAATAATGGTAAGAGTTACAACCAAAGACCTATTGCCAGAAAAGGTGAAGAAGTCAAAGCAGGAGACATCATTGCTGATGGTCCCGCTATGGAAAGTGGCGAGTTAGCTCTTGGACAAAACCCACTTATTGCCTTTATGACATGGAACATGTACAACTACGAGGATGCCATTGTGCTTTCAGAGAAGCTTGTACGTGAAGATGCATATACTTCAATTCATATTGAAGAGTATGAGTCAGATGCTCGTGATACAAAACTTGGACCTGAGGAGATCACTAGAGAGATTCCTAACGTTGGTGAAGAATCCCTTAAGGATCTTGACGAGTTTGGTATTATCCGTATTGGTGCCGAAGTACGTGATGGAGATATTCTAGTTGGTAAAGTAACACCTAAGGGTGTTACTGAATTATCAGCTGAAGAGAGACTATTGCATGCTATCTTCGGTGAAAAAGCTCGTGAAGTCCGTGATACTTCACTCCGTGTTCCACATGGTGGTGGTGGTATTATCCAAGATGTAAAAGTCTTCACTCGTGAAGCTGGGGATGAATTAGATCCTGGTGTTAACATGCTTGTTCGTGTTTATATCGCTCAGAAACGTAAGATTCAAGTGGGTGATAAAATGGCCGGACGTCATGGTAACAAAGGTACTGTTTCTATCGTTGTACCTCAAGAAGATATGCCATATATGCCAGACGGTACACCAGTTGATATTCTATTGAATCCAATGGGTGTTCCATCTCGTATGAATATTGGACAGGTTCTAGATCTTCATTTGGGTATGGCTGCTAGAAAACTTGGTATACATGTTGCAACACCTGTATTCGATGGTGTTCAGGATGATGAATTATGGGATATTGTTAAAGAAGCTGATATGGATTCAGATGGTAAGTCTATTCTTTATGATGGACGTACTGGTGAACCATTCAAGAACCGTGTTGCCGTTGGTGTCATGTACTACATGAAGCTAGCTCACATGGTTGACGATAAGTTACATGCTCGTTCAATCGGACCATACTCACTAGTTACTCAACAACCACTTGGTGGTAAAGCACAATTTGGTGGACAGAGATTTGGTGAAATGGAAGTTTGGGCACTTGAAGCTTATGGTGCTGCATATACATTACAAGAAATCTTGACATATAAGTCTGATGATATTATTGGTCGTGTTAAGACATACGAAGCAATCGTCAAAGGTGAAAGTATTCCTAAGCCAGGGGTTCCGGAATCATTCCGTGTTCTGGTTAAAGAATTACAAGCCTTAGGACTTGATATGAAGGTTCTTGATTCTCATAACAAAGAAATCGAACTTAGGGATATGGACGAAGATGAAGATACAGTAAGTATTGACGCTCTATCTAAGTTTGCTAAACAACAAGAACAAAAACGTGCTGAAGAAGAAGCTAAGAAACTTGAAGAAGAACAATCAGCTGAATCAACAAGTACTAAATCAGAGAAATAG
- a CDS encoding prepilin peptidase, translating into MTFLFYILVFVLSSSIVSFLTVVGYDFPKIEIMRRSKCNNCQKQLKWLELFPVIGYLFLKGRCRNCHKRISWIYPTTELFGAIFVILAIYLEKNIYLFAPIFIMITLLAFMDFYHGFIYPIFYLLSIPSFILFIVFHHKIYLITGIITYLILLCMYRFSKGIGMGDIEVLTILALFFGYTSILNIILLACIMCILHHLINKKRSFRFIPYITIATGIIFLIS; encoded by the coding sequence ATGACGTTCTTATTTTATATTTTAGTATTTGTTCTGTCTTCTAGTATAGTCTCATTTTTAACGGTTGTGGGATATGATTTTCCAAAAATTGAAATTATGCGCCGTTCAAAATGCAATAATTGCCAAAAGCAATTGAAATGGCTAGAGCTATTTCCCGTTATAGGATATTTATTTCTAAAAGGTAGATGTAGAAATTGCCATAAAAGAATAAGTTGGATATATCCTACTACAGAATTATTCGGTGCAATATTTGTGATTTTAGCAATTTATTTAGAGAAAAACATTTATTTATTCGCACCAATTTTTATAATGATCACCCTTTTGGCATTCATGGATTTTTATCATGGCTTCATTTATCCCATATTCTATTTACTAAGCATTCCATCCTTCATACTTTTTATAGTATTTCATCACAAAATATATCTTATTACTGGAATAATCACATATTTGATTTTGCTTTGTATGTATCGCTTCAGTAAGGGAATTGGCATGGGTGATATTGAAGTCTTAACAATACTAGCTTTATTTTTTGGATACACGAGTATTCTAAATATAATTTTACTGGCTTGTATAATGTGTATTCTTCATCACTTAATAAACAAAAAGAGATCATTTCGATTTATCCCATACATTACAATTGCTACAGGAATAATCTTCTTGATCTCTTAA
- a CDS encoding alpha/beta hydrolase, with protein sequence MEKIKLNYQDNSFDLDTYWLDPFSDFDKQVNHPLVIIFPGGGFTFQTDREAQPIALKFASEGFHAIVLHYQLIENDTQVYPLALQQTATTLNWLKSQAKKHNIDLNKIILIGFSAGGHVVADFNSIMTNAETKERVYPDSLSVMPAANILCYPVIDLSAGYPQTVKERLAISRDTFFWQSQRHLTKYAKPTFIWQTVDDKTVPVNNSFLYSEKLNELNIPFELHLFESGRHGLSLGTYVTQRPGNEEHINKYVAKWWELVVNWLKLQKILKD encoded by the coding sequence ATGGAAAAAATAAAACTTAACTATCAAGATAATAGCTTTGATTTAGATACGTATTGGCTTGACCCGTTTTCCGATTTTGACAAACAAGTTAATCATCCATTAGTAATTATATTTCCTGGCGGTGGATTTACTTTCCAAACTGACAGAGAAGCACAACCCATTGCACTTAAATTTGCATCAGAAGGTTTTCATGCGATCGTTTTGCACTATCAATTAATTGAAAATGACACACAGGTATATCCCTTGGCGTTACAACAGACAGCTACAACCTTGAATTGGTTAAAGTCACAGGCGAAGAAACATAATATTGATCTGAATAAGATCATCTTGATAGGATTTTCTGCTGGAGGTCACGTAGTAGCTGATTTTAATTCTATAATGACTAATGCAGAGACTAAAGAGCGAGTTTATCCGGATAGTTTGTCAGTAATGCCAGCCGCAAATATTCTTTGTTATCCAGTTATTGATCTGTCTGCGGGATACCCTCAAACAGTGAAAGAACGCCTAGCCATAAGTAGAGATACTTTCTTTTGGCAATCACAGAGACATTTAACTAAATATGCTAAACCAACATTTATCTGGCAAACGGTTGACGATAAAACCGTACCAGTAAACAATTCGTTTTTGTATTCTGAAAAACTGAATGAATTGAATATTCCTTTTGAATTACATTTATTTGAATCAGGTCGACATGGATTATCGCTAGGAACATATGTAACTCAAAGACCTGGAAATGAGGAACACATAAACAAGTATGTCGCTAAGTGGTGGGAGCTAGTGGTGAATTGGCTTAAATTACAAAAGATTTTGAAAGATTAA
- the rpsL gene encoding 30S ribosomal protein S12, giving the protein MPTINQLVRKGRKSQGSKSNAPALNYGYNSMKKVATKNPAPQKRGVATRVGTMTPKKPNSALRKYARVRLSNLIEITAYIPGVGHNLQEHSVVLVRGGRVKDLPGVRYHVVRGALDTAGVDGRMQSRSKYGAKKPKK; this is encoded by the coding sequence ATGCCTACAATTAATCAATTGGTACGCAAAGGCCGTAAGTCGCAAGGATCAAAATCAAATGCCCCTGCATTGAACTACGGTTACAACAGTATGAAGAAAGTTGCTACAAAGAATCCAGCACCACAAAAACGTGGTGTAGCAACTCGTGTCGGAACAATGACACCAAAGAAGCCTAACTCAGCCCTACGTAAGTATGCCCGTGTTAGACTATCAAACCTTATCGAAATCACAGCATATATCCCAGGTGTTGGACATAACTTACAAGAGCATAGTGTTGTTCTTGTCCGTGGTGGACGTGTAAAAGATCTACCTGGTGTTCGTTATCACGTTGTTCGTGGTGCTTTAGATACTGCCGGTGTTGATGGACGTATGCAAAGCCGTTCAAAATATGGTGCTAAGAAGCCTAAGAAATAA
- the rpoC gene encoding DNA-directed RNA polymerase subunit beta', translating to MIDVNKFESMQIGLASPDKIRSWSYGEVKKPETINYRTLKPEKDGLFDERIFGPTKDWECACGKYKRIRYKGIVCDRCGVEVTRSKVRRERMAHIELAAPVTHIWYFKGIPSRMGLVLDMTPRNLEEVIYFASYVVIDPGDTDLEKKQLLTESEYRKKREEFGNKFVAKMGAEGIRELLAQVDMPGEVKELREALKTAQGQKRTRAIRRLDIISAFQKSGNKPEWMVLEAIPVIPPDLRPMVQLEGGRFATSDLNDLYRRVINRNNRLKRLLDLHAPNIIVQNEKRMLQEAVDALVDNGRRGRPVTGPGNRPLKSLSHMLKGKQGRFRQNLLGKRVDYSGRSVIDVGPTLKFYQCGLPREMALELFKPFVMHELVKREIASNVKNARRKIDRQDDDIWDVLEDVIKERPVLLNRAPTLHRLGIQAFEPVLVDGKSIRLHPLACEAYNADFDGDQMAIHVPLSDEAQAEARMLMLAAHHILAPKDGKPIVTPSQDVVLGNYYLTIETRHMTGEGKIFKDANEVQTALLNGDVHYHTRIGLAVSSMPTKPFTDEQRKRIIMTSVGKVIFNEILPEDFPYLNEPTDDNLENGVPDKYFLSKGGDINARLDEMDLVDPIKSGYMSDIIAKVFKVYRVQRTSSLLDDMKELGYTICTISGLTVGVTDVPNLTEKPEIIEKAHKQVASISKQFRRGLITDEERHDRVISVWNDTKDEIQQLLIDSFDPTNPISMMSDSGARGNISNFTQLAGMRGLMAAPNGGMMEIPVISNFREGLSVLEMFMSTHGARKGMTDTALKTANSGYLTRRLVDVAQDVIVREEDCGTDRGLLVSSIMEGTDMIEPLYDRLVGRYTQKTVKDPNSGEVIAKRGVLMDENLAQKIVDAGVKEVTIRSAFTCDTKHGVCKKCYGRNLATGEEVEIGEAVGTVAAQSIGEPGTQLTMRNFHTGGVAGGDDITQGLPRVQEIVEARNPKGLAIISEVDGTITAIDENPAEHTKEITVEGDIDSRSYSVPYTSSVAVAEGDYVTRGGKLTQGSIDPKELVKVTNVQTTENYLLAEIQKVYRMQGVDISDKHFEVMIRQMLRKIRILDPGDTDVLPGQLMDISQFTDHNRETLFNGGIPATGRPVLLGITKASLETNSFLSAASFQETTRVLTDASIRGKNDPLLGLKENVIIGKLIPAGTGMAKYSHMEPKKTGPMADNSLNGAYTISDIEAQMKANDAAKEEKH from the coding sequence TTGATAGACGTTAATAAATTTGAAAGTATGCAAATTGGTTTAGCATCTCCTGACAAGATTCGTAGCTGGTCTTATGGAGAGGTTAAGAAACCTGAAACAATCAACTATCGTACTTTGAAACCAGAAAAAGATGGCCTATTCGACGAAAGAATTTTCGGACCAACTAAAGACTGGGAATGTGCCTGTGGTAAGTACAAACGTATCCGTTATAAGGGTATTGTTTGTGACCGTTGTGGTGTTGAAGTTACTCGTTCAAAAGTTCGTCGTGAACGTATGGCTCATATCGAATTAGCTGCACCAGTTACACATATCTGGTATTTCAAGGGTATTCCATCACGTATGGGACTTGTATTGGACATGACTCCAAGAAACCTTGAAGAAGTAATTTACTTTGCATCATATGTTGTTATTGATCCAGGTGATACAGACCTAGAAAAGAAACAACTACTAACAGAATCTGAATATCGTAAGAAACGTGAAGAATTTGGTAATAAATTCGTCGCTAAGATGGGTGCAGAAGGTATCAGAGAACTTCTTGCTCAAGTTGATATGCCAGGTGAAGTTAAAGAATTACGTGAAGCTTTGAAGACTGCTCAAGGTCAAAAACGTACACGTGCAATTAGACGTTTGGATATTATTAGTGCTTTCCAAAAGTCAGGTAATAAACCAGAATGGATGGTTCTGGAAGCAATTCCTGTCATCCCACCTGATTTACGACCAATGGTTCAACTAGAAGGTGGCCGTTTTGCAACTTCTGATTTGAATGACTTGTATCGTCGTGTAATCAACCGTAATAATCGTTTGAAGAGATTGTTAGATTTACATGCTCCTAATATCATTGTTCAAAACGAAAAGAGAATGCTTCAAGAAGCCGTTGATGCGTTAGTTGATAATGGTCGTCGTGGCCGTCCTGTTACAGGACCAGGTAACCGTCCATTGAAGTCACTTTCACATATGCTTAAAGGTAAGCAAGGACGTTTCCGTCAAAACTTACTTGGTAAACGTGTTGATTATTCAGGACGTTCAGTTATCGATGTTGGTCCTACATTGAAGTTTTACCAATGTGGACTACCTCGTGAAATGGCTCTTGAATTATTCAAGCCTTTCGTTATGCATGAATTAGTTAAGCGTGAGATTGCTTCTAACGTTAAAAATGCTAGAAGAAAAATCGATCGTCAAGATGATGACATCTGGGATGTACTAGAAGATGTTATTAAGGAACGTCCAGTATTACTTAACCGTGCCCCTACACTTCACAGACTTGGTATTCAAGCCTTTGAACCTGTATTGGTTGATGGTAAGTCAATCCGTCTTCACCCATTAGCTTGTGAAGCTTACAATGCCGATTTTGATGGTGATCAGATGGCTATCCACGTTCCTTTATCAGACGAAGCTCAAGCCGAAGCACGTATGCTTATGCTTGCTGCTCACCATATTCTTGCTCCTAAAGATGGTAAGCCTATTGTTACACCATCACAGGATGTTGTTTTGGGTAATTACTACTTAACAATTGAAACAAGACATATGACTGGTGAAGGTAAGATCTTTAAGGATGCTAACGAAGTTCAAACAGCATTGCTTAATGGTGATGTTCACTACCATACAAGAATTGGTTTGGCGGTTTCATCTATGCCAACTAAGCCATTTACTGATGAACAACGTAAGAGAATCATTATGACTAGTGTTGGTAAGGTTATCTTTAACGAAATTCTTCCTGAAGATTTCCCTTACTTGAACGAACCAACTGATGACAACTTGGAAAATGGTGTTCCTGATAAATACTTCTTGAGTAAAGGTGGAGACATCAATGCTAGACTTGATGAGATGGATCTTGTAGACCCAATCAAGAGTGGTTATATGTCAGATATCATTGCTAAAGTGTTTAAGGTATATCGAGTTCAACGTACATCATCACTTCTTGATGATATGAAGGAATTAGGATACACAATTTGTACAATTTCTGGATTAACAGTTGGTGTTACAGATGTTCCTAATTTAACTGAGAAACCTGAGATCATTGAAAAGGCCCACAAACAAGTTGCTTCAATTTCTAAGCAATTCCGTCGTGGTCTAATCACTGACGAAGAACGACATGATCGTGTTATTAGTGTATGGAACGATACAAAAGATGAAATCCAACAATTGTTGATTGATTCATTTGATCCAACCAACCCTATCTCAATGATGTCTGATTCTGGTGCCCGTGGTAATATCTCAAACTTTACTCAACTAGCAGGTATGCGTGGACTTATGGCTGCCCCTAATGGTGGTATGATGGAAATTCCTGTTATTTCTAACTTCCGTGAAGGACTTTCAGTTTTGGAAATGTTCATGTCAACCCACGGTGCCCGTAAAGGTATGACTGATACTGCTTTGAAGACAGCCAACTCTGGTTACTTAACTCGTCGTCTAGTTGATGTTGCTCAAGATGTTATCGTTCGTGAAGAAGATTGTGGTACTGACCGTGGACTTCTTGTAAGTTCAATCATGGAAGGTACAGATATGATCGAACCATTGTACGATAGACTTGTTGGACGTTACACACAAAAGACAGTTAAAGATCCTAATAGTGGTGAAGTTATTGCTAAGCGTGGAGTTCTTATGGACGAAAACTTGGCACAAAAGATTGTTGATGCTGGTGTTAAAGAAGTTACAATTCGTTCAGCATTTACATGTGATACAAAACACGGTGTATGTAAGAAGTGTTATGGTAGAAACCTTGCTACTGGTGAAGAAGTTGAAATTGGTGAGGCAGTTGGTACTGTTGCTGCTCAATCAATCGGTGAACCAGGTACACAACTAACTATGCGTAACTTCCATACCGGTGGTGTTGCTGGTGGTGACGATATTACACAAGGACTTCCTCGTGTTCAAGAAATCGTTGAAGCTAGAAACCCTAAAGGTCTTGCAATTATTTCAGAGGTTGATGGTACTATTACAGCAATTGACGAAAACCCTGCAGAACATACTAAGGAAATTACAGTCGAGGGTGATATTGATTCTAGATCTTATAGTGTTCCTTATACATCAAGTGTCGCAGTTGCCGAAGGTGACTATGTAACACGTGGTGGTAAGTTAACACAAGGTTCAATCGATCCTAAGGAACTAGTTAAAGTTACAAATGTTCAAACAACAGAAAATTATCTACTTGCAGAAATTCAAAAAGTTTATCGTATGCAAGGTGTTGATATTTCTGATAAGCATTTCGAGGTTATGATCAGACAAATGTTACGTAAGATCAGAATTCTTGATCCAGGTGATACTGATGTATTACCAGGTCAATTAATGGATATTTCTCAATTTACAGATCACAACCGTGAGACATTGTTTAACGGTGGTATTCCTGCAACGGGACGTCCAGTATTGCTTGGTATTACTAAGGCATCTCTTGAAACTAACAGTTTCTTGTCAGCTGCTTCCTTCCAGGAAACAACAAGAGTTCTTACTGATGCTTCAATTCGTGGTAAGAATGATCCACTTCTTGGACTTAAAGAGAATGTTATTATTGGTAAACTTATCCCTGCCGGTACTGGTATGGCTAAGTACAGCCACATGGAGCCTAAGAAAACTGGCCCTATGGCAGATAACTCTCTAAATGGTGCTTATACAATTTCAGATATCGAAGCTCAAATGAAAGCTAACGATGCTGCTAAAGAAGAAAAACACTAG
- the rpsG gene encoding 30S ribosomal protein S7 encodes MRKGSAPKRDVLPDPMYNSKLVTRLINHLMYDGKRGTASTILYRAFDIIKDKTGNEPLDVFEEAMNNVMPVLEVKARRIGGSNYQIPIEVRPDRRTTLGLRWIVSYARLRGEHTMDARLANEIMDAANNTGAAVKKREDTHKMADANRAFAHYRW; translated from the coding sequence ATGCGTAAAGGTAGCGCTCCAAAACGTGATGTTTTGCCAGACCCAATGTACAATTCAAAATTAGTAACACGCTTGATCAACCATTTGATGTACGATGGTAAGAGAGGAACTGCTTCAACAATTCTCTACCGTGCATTTGATATTATTAAAGATAAGACTGGTAACGAACCATTGGATGTCTTCGAAGAAGCCATGAACAATGTTATGCCAGTTCTTGAAGTTAAAGCTCGTCGTATCGGTGGTTCTAACTACCAAATCCCTATCGAAGTACGTCCAGACCGTCGTACAACTTTAGGTCTTCGTTGGATCGTTAGTTATGCTCGTCTACGTGGTGAACATACAATGGATGCACGTCTAGCAAATGAAATTATGGATGCAGCCAATAACACTGGTGCAGCTGTTAAGAAACGTGAAGATACACATAAGATGGCCGATGCTAACCGTGCATTTGCCCATTATCGTTGGTAA